The stretch of DNA CACACCAGCGACGGCGGGGCCCACTGGACGCTGGCGTGGACCAATCCCGACCCCAAAGGCTTTTTCGATTGCATCGACTTCCATGGATTGGCCGGCGTGGTGGTCGGTGACGCGGTGGCCGGACATTTTCCGCTGCTGAAGACGACGGATGGGGGCCGAACCTGGGCTCCATACACGCCGCCGGGCGCCGTCGCCCTTGGCGCGGTTGACGGCGAAGGCGCGTTTGCGGCGAGCGGCACCTGCGTCGTGCTGCAACCGGACCAAAGCGTCTGGGTCGGAACTGCCAAGGCCGGCCGGGTTCTTCGATTTGGCATGGACAAAGCCGAGGCATTCGAACCGCCGATGCTCCGTGGCGGGGCGTCCGAAGGAATTTCGACGCTGGTGTTTCGGGATGCGCGGACCGGGATGGCCGGGGGCGGCGACTACACCAAGCCAACCCAGTTCTCCGACAACGTGGCCGTGACGACCGATGGGGGCCGCACCTGGACCGCCGGCGCCCGGCCCCCGTTCAGCGGGGCGGTTTTTGGGCTGGCCTATGTGCAGTCCCGCCCGACGACGGTGGTCGCGATCGGTATGAAGGGCGCCGCCTGGTCCGCCGACAACGGCAAGACCTGGAGCACCCTCGACGGCAATGACTACTGGGGAATCGGATTCGGCCGGGCCGGGGCCGGCTGGATCTCCGGCCCGAAAGGCCGGATCGCGAAGGTGACGTTCTAGTGGTCTACGCTTCAGGGTCCAGAATTGTGAAGACCGCCGCCGCGAGTGCCCCCCCGGCCAACGGGCCGACGACGTAGAACCAAAGCGCCCCCCAGCTGCCCCCGCTCATCGTCGCATTGATGAGCGTGGGGCCGATCCCGACCGCCGGGTTGAAGGCGCCACCGGAGATCCCGCCGCCCGCAAAAGCCGCCACCATCACCGTCATGCCGGTGGCCAGTCCATAGTACGAGTTGCCCTGGGTCTTCTTGGAAGTGGCCGTGGTTAAGACCACCAGGGCCAACGCAAAGGTATAGAGGGTTTCCACCAACAAGACCGCCAGATTCGACGCGTTGGCACTCGGCGCCGGTGCAAAGGTCTGCCCGGTAATCAAGTTGACGACGAACGCCGCCGCCGTTGCCCCAACGAGCTGACTCAGGACATACGGGAAGAAATCACCCGCCGGCAACGCCCCCCGGATGGTGGCCGCCAGCGACACCGCCGGGTTATAATGCCCGCCCGAGATCTGGCCGCCCATGTAAACCATGATCATCACCGACGTGCCGTAGGCAAGTGGCGTAAACTCGGACCCGGCCGTCACCGTCAGCCCAACGGTCAGCACCAGAAAAAACGTCCCGATAAACTCAGTCAGCAGCTTCCGCACAGCGACCTCGGTGGTGGGGTCTCGGACTCGGCGCTCGGCCGAGTGCCGAGTGCCGAGCAAACATACCCCGTGGACGCCCGATCGCTAGACCGCTTACCGAGTGGTTGCCCTGTCAATCGCAACCCGGGCCGCGTCGGTCAAGACCAGAGACC from Gemmatimonadota bacterium encodes:
- a CDS encoding glycosyl hydrolase; this translates as MTHLIVLAALVSQAPSIEQQNSGTTVRLQAVSAVTDRVAWASGTGGTFTRTVDGGATWLAGVVPGADSLEFRDVHGFDADRAVLLAAGPGDKSRLYHTSDGGAHWTLAWTNPDPKGFFDCIDFHGLAGVVVGDAVAGHFPLLKTTDGGRTWAPYTPPGAVALGAVDGEGAFAASGTCVVLQPDQSVWVGTAKAGRVLRFGMDKAEAFEPPMLRGGASEGISTLVFRDARTGMAGGGDYTKPTQFSDNVAVTTDGGRTWTAGARPPFSGAVFGLAYVQSRPTTVVAIGMKGAAWSADNGKTWSTLDGNDYWGIGFGRAGAGWISGPKGRIAKVTF
- a CDS encoding porin; translated protein: MRKLLTEFIGTFFLVLTVGLTVTAGSEFTPLAYGTSVMIMVYMGGQISGGHYNPAVSLAATIRGALPAGDFFPYVLSQLVGATAAAFVVNLITGQTFAPAPSANASNLAVLLVETLYTFALALVVLTTATSKKTQGNSYYGLATGMTVMVAAFAGGGISGGAFNPAVGIGPTLINATMSGGSWGALWFYVVGPLAGGALAAAVFTILDPEA